Below is a window of Candidatus Schekmanbacteria bacterium DNA.
GGCTTTCTGATTTAATGCTTGAATAAAAGATGCGGGAGCTTTTGATCCTTTAAGTATTTCTATGCCAATTACATTCTAATTTTTATCATACTCATAAGATACCCTTATATGTCGTCTTCCGATATTCAATAGCTTCATATTCCGGCCGAGAACGGAAGATAGGGAAAAAATCAATATCCTGAGCATCCGAACAAGTCGAAGGATGATTATGTGTAGTTTGGGGGGATGACCTTATGATTTGCAATGACCATCAAGCTGGACAATGACCTATGGGGTTGAATTTACATCTGAGTTTATCCAAAATGCTATCCTCTTGACTTAATAGTTTTAGATGATGTAAAAGTAAAATCTTAATCCATGAGACTAAATTAATTTAAAGGAGATGTTTAAAGGTGAATGACGACATTGGAGACATAAAAAAACGAATTGAAAGATGGGAAGAAAGTATTAAAGAGAGCAAACAGAAAGATGCACTGAATCCGCGCAATACAACTTCAGGAATACCGGTTAAACTTTTATACACTCCTCTTGACACCAAAGATATCGATGTTGAAAAAGAGATAGGAGTGCCGGGAGAATATCCCTTTACACGGGGCGTCCAAAAAACGATGTATCGCGGCAGACTCTGGACAATGAGGCAGTATGCAGGTTTTGGAGATGCCGAGGAATCAAACAAAAGATATCATTATTTGCTGAATAATGGGCAGACGGGATTAAGTATCGCCTTTGACCTTCCTACGCAGATGGGATATGATTCTGACGACCCAATGTCGGCAGGTGAAGTCGGCAAAGTAGGGGTTGCCATAGATTCACTTGAAGATATGGAAATCCTCTTCAAGGGAATCCCTCTCGATAAAGTCAGCACATCGATGACAATAAATGCCACAGCGAGTCTTCTGCTTGCAATGTATATTGTGGTTGGTGAAAAACAGGGAGTAGCTCCTGAAAAACTATCAGGCACCATTCAGAACGATATTTTGAAAGAATATGTTGCAAGGGGCACATTTATCTATCCTCCTGAACCATCGATGAGAATAATTACGGATATTTTTGCCTATTGTAAGGACAATCTTCCAAAATTCAATACAATCAGTGTGAGCGGATATCATATTAGAGAAGCAGGCTCATCAGCAGTGCAGGAAGTTGCATTCACACTTGCAGACGGCATTGCCTATGTTGAAGCCGCCATTAAAGCAGGGCTTGAAGTCGATGCTTTTGCGAGAAGAATTTCCTTCTTTTTCAATGTTCATAACAACTTTATTGAAGAAATAGCAAAATTCAGGGCGGCGCGCCGTCTGTGGGCAAAGATAATGAAAGAAAGGTTCAAAGCAAAAGAGGACCGCTCCTGTATGCTAAGATTTCACACACAGACAGCAGGTTGCACTCTGACAGCGCAACAGCCGCAAACGAACATTATTCGCGTAACTATTCAGGCGTTAGCCGCTGTGCTTGGAGGAACACAGTCACTTCATACCAATTCGATGGACGAAGCCCTTGCTCTGCCAACGGAAGATGCAGTGAGAATTGCTCTTCGAACTCAACAGATTATTGCCTACGAGTCCGGAGTTGCTGATACAGTTGATCCTGTTGGCGGTTCATATGCGATTGAGAGTTTAACTAATGAAATTGAGAGAAGAGCACAGGAATATATAGATAAGATAGATTCAATGGGTGGAATGATGAAGGCAATCGAAGCAGGTTATATTCAAAAGGAGATTCAGGACAGCGCATATGCCTATCAGAAGATGGTTGAATCAAAGGAGCAAATCGTTGTCGGTGTAAATGAATTTACGATTGAAGAAGAGCCAATTGAAGACATTCTGAAGGTTGACCCTGCAATTGAAAAGAAGCAGAAAGAAAAATTGGCTGCATTGAGGAATAGGCGGGATAACAAGAAGTGCGCAGAATCTCTTGCTAAAGTTGAGGAGACTGCAAAGGGCAGTGGTAATTTGATGCCTGCAATTATAGATGCAGTGCGTGATTACAATACTCTTGGAGAAATCGCAGGTACTCTGAAAAAGGTATTCGGTGAGCATAAGGAAACGGTCATATTGTAGTATGATGCATTAATGCAATGGATTAAATGATAGAGGATAAGATATTGAAAATAAATAAAATAGACCATATTGGAATTGCCGTAAAAAGTCTTGATGATGTAAAAACCTTTTATTCCAATGTTTTGAAACTCGATGCCTTTGATGTTGAGGAGGTTGAATCACAGGGAGTAAAAATTCTTGCCTTCAAAGTTGGTGATTCAAAAATCGAGTTTCTTGAAGCAATAAAAGATGACAGTCCTATAAAAAAATTTGTGGAGAAGAAGGGAAGCGGTATTCACCATATTGCATATGAAGTAGACAATATAGAAGAAGCACTCGATGAGCTCGAGTCCGAGGGAGTTGTTTTAATCGATAAAAAGCCCCGCAGGGGACTTCATAATAAAAAGATTGCTTTTCTTCATCCAAAAAGTTCATCAGGTATTCTGACAGAATTGGTAGAAAAGTAATGAAAGATAAATTTGCAGTTATAATGGCAGGTGGAAGAGGAACGCGCTTTTGGCCATTGAGCGCAGGCAATACGCCAAAGCAGTTTTTGCGTCTTTTAGGAAAAGAAAGTCTCATTCAAGCCACAGTCAATCGTTTAAAGCCGCTCTTCACAATTGAACAAGTAATCATCGTAACGGCAAAAGACCAATATGATGTGGTGAAAGAACAGCTCAAAGAACTTCCCGAAGAGAATATTCTGCTTGAACCGGAAGGGAAAAATACAGCTGCCTGCATAGGGTTGGCGGCAGTACATATAAGAAAAAAATCATCAAATTCAGCATTTGTTGTAATGCCTTCAGACCACATTATAAAAACTCCTGCAAAATTGAGGAAAACATTGAAGGCTGTTTTCAGGTCTTTAGATGAATTCGATTCACTTCACACAATCGGTTTTAAGCCGCTTTATCCTGAAACAGGATACGGTTATATCAAAATGGGAAGAAAAGTGAAAAAAATAGAAGGATTGAGCGTCTGTGAAGTTGAGAAATTTACAGAAAAACCCTCTCTCAAAGTAGCCAAGAGATATGTGGAATCGGGAAATTATTTTTGGAATAGCGGAATTTTTGGATGGTCGACGGATGTCCTGCTCGATGAAATGAAAAGATATACGCCAAATCTTTACAAAGCACTACAAAGGATTGAAAAGGCAATAGGGACTTCGAAATATCAGAGTGTATTGAAGAAGGAATACAAGAAACTTGAAAATATTTCCATAGATTATGCCCTTTTAGAGAAATCCAAAAATATTCTAATGATTCCATCATCGATGAATTGGACAGATATTGGCAGTTGGGACGCACTGGAGAATGTTTTCCCAAAAGATAGAAATGGCAATATTTCATCAGGCGATAATTATATTTTGGATTCACAAAATAATATTGCATTTAGCCGTGAAGGGTCAATTGTCCTTCAAGGAGTAAAAGATTTGATTGTGGTAAAGTCAGGTGAAAAGGTTTTTGTGTGCCGAAGGAATAATTCTCAGCAGGTAAGAAAAGTTGTCGAGTTTCTTGAAAAAAAGGAAAGAAAAGACCTGCTTTGATTTATTTGTGTATCATAGAGCTATTTCAAAAAAATAAAAGCCAAGAAGTTATCCTGCAAGTGTCCCTAATGGTACGGTCCAATTTCAATTTTTTGCCCTTTTACGGCGGACAATTTTAAAAATAGATACCGATAACAAAGTTTTGGCTTTCATCGCTTCTTTACATAGTCATCTGCTTATGCTGCAGGTGATCAAGAAAAGAGGTCCATATTGGGTTTGAAAAAAAGAATCAATAAGGTGGTATAAGGAAAAAGATTGTGGCTTATTCTTTCAAGGTGTCTAATCAGTTGAAAAAGTAGCCATAGTAGTGTTTCAATGCAGCGACTTTTGTTATCTAACTGAATTTGTAATTTTTACTGATAAGATCAATAAAATGCTATAATATAGATTTGTAATCGTGGAGATCAAAAGTGAAGGACCGAAAGGGTTTTCTATATGCACTGATTGCAGTGGATTTCATTGCTTTTCTTCTCTCGTGGGCGGGATTTCTGCTTATAGAAGAAGAGACAATACTTGAAGTCTGGAAGTACATTCTCTTTTATTGGAATATGACTTACAATTTTCTGATTGGATATCCTCTTCAAGTATCAATTCTCTTGGCTGGTACATATATTGTTTACTATATCCTCAAACTTTTTGGAGTGAGGATTGACTAAATGTCTCAATGGAAAAAAATCTTTTCCATTCCAAATATTATAAGAAA
It encodes the following:
- a CDS encoding methylmalonyl-CoA mutase, with the translated sequence MGDIKKRIERWEESIKESKQKDALNPRNTTSGIPVKLLYTPLDTKDIDVEKEIGVPGEYPFTRGVQKTMYRGRLWTMRQYAGFGDAEESNKRYHYLLNNGQTGLSIAFDLPTQMGYDSDDPMSAGEVGKVGVAIDSLEDMEILFKGIPLDKVSTSMTINATASLLLAMYIVVGEKQGVAPEKLSGTIQNDILKEYVARGTFIYPPEPSMRIITDIFAYCKDNLPKFNTISVSGYHIREAGSSAVQEVAFTLADGIAYVEAAIKAGLEVDAFARRISFFFNVHNNFIEEIAKFRAARRLWAKIMKERFKAKEDRSCMLRFHTQTAGCTLTAQQPQTNIIRVTIQALAAVLGGTQSLHTNSMDEALALPTEDAVRIALRTQQIIAYESGVADTVDPVGGSYAIESLTNEIERRAQEYIDKIDSMGGMMKAIEAGYIQKEIQDSAYAYQKMVESKEQIVVGVNEFTIEEEPIEDILKVDPAIEKKQKEKLAALRNRRDNKKCAESLAKVEETAKGSGNLMPAIIDAVRDYNTLGEIAGTLKKVFGEHKETVIL
- the mce gene encoding methylmalonyl-CoA epimerase, with amino-acid sequence MIEDKILKINKIDHIGIAVKSLDDVKTFYSNVLKLDAFDVEEVESQGVKILAFKVGDSKIEFLEAIKDDSPIKKFVEKKGSGIHHIAYEVDNIEEALDELESEGVVLIDKKPRRGLHNKKIAFLHPKSSSGILTELVEK
- a CDS encoding mannose-1-phosphate guanylyltransferase is translated as MKDKFAVIMAGGRGTRFWPLSAGNTPKQFLRLLGKESLIQATVNRLKPLFTIEQVIIVTAKDQYDVVKEQLKELPEENILLEPEGKNTAACIGLAAVHIRKKSSNSAFVVMPSDHIIKTPAKLRKTLKAVFRSLDEFDSLHTIGFKPLYPETGYGYIKMGRKVKKIEGLSVCEVEKFTEKPSLKVAKRYVESGNYFWNSGIFGWSTDVLLDEMKRYTPNLYKALQRIEKAIGTSKYQSVLKKEYKKLENISIDYALLEKSKNILMIPSSMNWTDIGSWDALENVFPKDRNGNISSGDNYILDSQNNIAFSREGSIVLQGVKDLIVVKSGEKVFVCRRNNSQQVRKVVEFLEKKERKDLL